A single window of Solanum dulcamara chromosome 5, daSolDulc1.2, whole genome shotgun sequence DNA harbors:
- the LOC129890438 gene encoding uncharacterized protein LOC129890438 → MANLAVLLYFNGRWDSSNKYINYLADGVLINTNSTFASLVSVIVAQLSIDTSTSKVEIRYKIDESYSIKCLGENCTWNLCTSSVNKSQMFAIRDFESEYTCLLLHNSLSKRQATKTVVGSIIVDKYIDPDANYTPRDIQNDMLHEYEATYPGSYIRLHKSEDDHFLYAFVALFTSIKRWEYCRPIVVVDGTFLKGAYKGTMLTANTLDAAGSILPLDYAIVDSENDASWRWFFEQFREVFGQRSEMCIALDRQASIIKVTSIVYDEIPHFACIWHLLQNIMENFRKSQQKITELFYSMAKTYTTVEFNQHMEIVEKIDKRIKDYLLKIGYNKWSRVHAQVNRT, encoded by the exons ATGGCTAATCTGGCTGTGCTACTTTACTTCAATGGCCGATGGGATTCTAGCAAcaagtatattaattacttggcaGATGGTGTGTTGATAAATACTAATTCAACATTTGCTAGCCTCGTTTCTGTGATTGTTGCTCAATTGTCAATAGATACATCaacaagtaaagttgaaatcagATATAAGATTGATGAAAG CTATTCAATAAAATGCCTTGGAGAAAACTGTACTTGGAATTTATGCACTTCAAGTGTGAATAAATCTCAAATGTTCGCTATTAGAGATTTTGAAAGCGAATACACGTGTTTGTTGCTACATAATTCATTATCGaaaagacaagcaacaaagaCAGTTGTTGGGAGTATTATTGTTGACAAATATATTGATCCAGATGCCAACTACACACCAAGAGATATACAAAATGACATGTTACATGAATATG AGGCAACTTACCCTGGTTCTTATATAAGATTGCACAAATCAGAGGATGACCATTTCCTATATGCATTTGTAGCTCTGTTTACATCGATAAAAAGATGGGAGTATTGTAGACcaattgtagttgttgatggaaCTTTTCTAAAAGGAGCATACAAAGGGACAATGCTAACAGCTAATACCTTAGATGCAGCAG GGAGTATACTGCCTCTTGATTATGCCATTGTTGATTCAGAGAATGATGCATCTTGGAGGTGGTTTTTTGAACAATTCAGAGAGGTATTTGGTCAAAGATCAGAGATGTGTATCGCTTTGGATAGGCAGGCAAGCATTATTAAGGTAACTTCAATTGTTTATGATGAAATACCTCATTTCGCGTGTATATGGCACTTGTTGCAAAACATAATGGAAAATTTCAGAAAGAGTCAGCAAAAGATAACAGAATTGTTCTACTCTATGGCAAAAACATACACCACGGTAGAGTTTAATCAACATATGGAAATTGTTGAGAAGATAGATAAGAGGATTAAAGACtacttgctgaaaattggaTACAACAAATGGTCACGTGTTCATGCTCAAGTAAATAGGACTTGA